Proteins found in one Xenopus laevis strain J_2021 chromosome 1L, Xenopus_laevis_v10.1, whole genome shotgun sequence genomic segment:
- the tra.L gene encoding T cell receptor alpha variable 16 yields the protein MFYFFVILLLWVSLIGTNHGQSVEQTQQPQSILQGTSVYLECTYKISTSANVFWYVQYPGQAPEMLLSSLLNEEKKGFSAEHKKSETSFHLKKDKAELQDSGVYFCAVSDTVTQGQSPPVT from the exons ATGTTTTACTTCTTCGTAATTCTCTTGCTTTGGGTGTCCCTAATAG GTACAAACCATGGACAGTCTGTTGAGCAGACACAGCAGCCTCAATCCATCCTGCAAGGAACATCTGTGTATCTGGAATGTACATACAAAATTTCCACCTCTGCTAATGTTTTCTGGTATGTTCAGTATCCCGGCCAAGCACCAGAGATGCTCCTAAGCAGTTTactaaatgaagaaaaaaaaggattttcagcTGAGCACAAGAAAAGTGAAACATCTTTCcatctgaaaaaagacaaagctgAACTGCAAGACTCCGGGGTGTATTTCTGTGCTGTCAGTGACACAGTGACTCAGGGACAGAGCCCACCTGTCACATAA